A window of Christiangramia forsetii KT0803 contains these coding sequences:
- a CDS encoding SusC/RagA family TonB-linked outer membrane protein, with the protein MKVKLRSILTLILALVVQISFAQETTITGTVSGEDGLPLPGVNVLKKGTSTGTQTDFDGNYSIEAAEGDILVFSFLGMESQEYTIGSVNIVDVTMATDAASLDEVVVVAYGTSSLEAFTGSASVIGSQELASRNVTSPIAAIEGKATGVQFTSPAGPGDSPGIVIRGVGTLNGDTDPLYIVDGMQFEGSLSSINQEDIASFTILKDAASTSLYGSRAANGVVIITTKSGTKGEIKMSVSAQSGLVSNGIPRYDQVSPGEYYEVMWEALKNSSAGDGDPEFASANIYNQLGYNPFNVPNDQIVGVNGQLNPNAEVIYQSLDWFNQLQQTGLRTNYNMNVSAGGEDHTVFFSASYLDEESYVVTSGFDRLTARLNGEFDVNDRITIGGSANITISEAVGPSSAGTGSIVNPFSFAQGIGSIYPVYVNDLQGNIVTDNFGAPVFDNGEGFSEFNIGSRPVNQGRHALQELLLNNESDRDNTYGFRFFGELEVFDGLNFRLNYGRDINELFEREYENAIIGDAQPDGRLSEDRARREVENFNQLLTYSKRFGKHNLDFTAGHESFERSISNLSALATVQAANGIYEFANFSNIVDLDGATFDKAIEGYFFRANYNFDDKYYISGSIRRDGSSVFNADKRWGTFYSVGGSWRIDQENFMDDVSFIDKLKLRASYGEVGNDDLLDSYLSQARFSITSNAARPAILFTDIGNTNLQWETIESFDVALEFGLFNNFLDGSIEYYKKNSSDLLYNLPIALSNGLNEFPVNLGDMYNSGWEFAVTGHLMNQNDFFWDLTLQASTFKNEITSLPDPFITGSKRWAAGRSRFDFFLLRTAGVDPENGDQLFFLYEQDEDGESVPVRNADGSIQTTNDWQETERAYTGDSSIPDLLGSVANSFRYKGFNLDFLITYGIGGSVLDNAYADLMHSGSYGSSLHPDILNAWRQPGDITDVPRLENGNPNLVRTQSDRFITDASFWSLKNVNLGYNFDNNTTDALGLDDLRISITGENLYLNSERKGLDPQYNLAGTAPGDDFSPARIISLGLNLSF; encoded by the coding sequence ATGAAAGTAAAATTACGTAGTATTCTAACGCTTATACTGGCGTTAGTAGTGCAAATAAGTTTTGCACAGGAAACAACCATTACCGGTACGGTATCAGGAGAAGACGGTCTCCCCCTGCCAGGTGTAAATGTCCTCAAAAAGGGAACTTCGACAGGTACACAAACGGATTTTGATGGAAATTATTCCATTGAGGCAGCAGAAGGAGATATTCTTGTATTTTCATTTTTAGGAATGGAGTCCCAGGAATATACTATTGGGTCTGTAAACATTGTAGATGTAACTATGGCTACCGACGCAGCATCTTTAGATGAAGTTGTGGTTGTAGCATACGGAACTTCTAGCCTAGAAGCTTTTACAGGTTCCGCCAGTGTTATAGGTTCCCAGGAGCTTGCATCGCGAAACGTTACATCACCTATCGCAGCCATAGAAGGTAAAGCAACCGGAGTTCAATTCACGTCTCCAGCCGGACCAGGTGATTCCCCAGGAATTGTAATAAGAGGTGTTGGTACCCTTAATGGCGATACCGACCCTTTATACATAGTGGACGGCATGCAATTTGAAGGAAGTTTAAGTTCTATCAACCAGGAAGACATTGCATCTTTCACAATCCTTAAGGATGCAGCATCTACTTCTTTATACGGTTCAAGAGCTGCTAACGGAGTTGTAATAATTACAACGAAATCAGGAACTAAGGGGGAAATTAAAATGAGTGTTTCAGCTCAATCCGGCTTAGTATCTAACGGTATACCACGATATGACCAGGTTTCACCGGGAGAATATTACGAGGTAATGTGGGAGGCTCTTAAAAATTCAAGTGCGGGTGATGGTGATCCTGAATTTGCTAGTGCCAATATCTACAACCAGTTAGGTTACAACCCATTTAACGTTCCTAATGATCAAATTGTAGGCGTTAACGGTCAATTAAATCCAAATGCCGAGGTTATCTATCAAAGTTTAGATTGGTTTAATCAACTTCAGCAAACTGGATTGAGAACAAATTATAATATGAATGTTTCTGCCGGTGGTGAAGATCATACCGTATTTTTCTCGGCATCTTATTTAGATGAAGAGAGTTATGTAGTTACATCTGGTTTTGATCGTTTGACCGCAAGATTAAATGGGGAATTTGACGTGAACGACCGAATCACAATTGGAGGTAGCGCAAATATTACCATTTCCGAAGCTGTTGGACCAAGTTCTGCAGGGACAGGAAGCATTGTAAATCCCTTTAGTTTCGCACAGGGTATTGGTTCTATTTATCCAGTGTACGTTAACGACCTACAGGGAAATATTGTAACAGATAATTTTGGTGCTCCTGTATTTGATAACGGTGAAGGATTCTCAGAATTTAATATTGGATCACGCCCAGTGAATCAGGGACGCCATGCACTTCAGGAACTACTATTAAATAACGAAAGCGATAGAGATAATACATATGGCTTTAGATTTTTTGGAGAGCTGGAGGTATTTGACGGTCTAAACTTTAGATTGAATTACGGTAGAGATATCAATGAACTTTTTGAAAGAGAATACGAAAATGCTATCATCGGAGATGCTCAACCAGACGGAAGACTTAGTGAAGATCGCGCTCGAAGAGAGGTAGAGAATTTCAATCAACTTCTTACCTACTCAAAAAGATTTGGTAAGCACAATCTTGACTTTACTGCTGGGCACGAAAGTTTTGAAAGATCTATTTCAAATCTTTCAGCTTTAGCTACCGTACAGGCAGCCAATGGAATCTATGAATTTGCAAACTTCTCAAACATCGTTGACTTAGACGGTGCTACATTCGATAAGGCTATTGAAGGTTACTTTTTTAGAGCCAATTATAATTTTGATGATAAATACTATATAAGTGGTTCAATAAGACGTGATGGATCGTCTGTCTTCAATGCCGATAAAAGGTGGGGAACTTTTTATTCTGTAGGTGGATCCTGGAGAATAGACCAGGAAAACTTTATGGATGATGTTTCTTTCATAGATAAATTAAAGCTGAGAGCTTCTTACGGAGAAGTGGGTAATGATGATCTTTTAGACAGCTATTTATCACAGGCGAGATTTTCCATTACTTCAAATGCCGCAAGACCCGCAATACTTTTTACAGATATTGGAAATACAAACTTACAATGGGAAACAATTGAAAGCTTTGATGTTGCGCTTGAGTTTGGATTATTCAACAACTTCTTAGATGGTTCAATTGAATACTATAAGAAAAATTCTAGTGATCTGCTTTACAATTTACCGATTGCCCTAAGTAATGGTCTAAATGAGTTTCCAGTTAATCTTGGAGATATGTACAATTCGGGTTGGGAATTTGCAGTTACCGGTCATTTAATGAACCAGAATGATTTTTTCTGGGACTTGACCTTACAAGCTTCTACATTCAAAAATGAAATTACCTCTTTACCAGATCCATTTATTACCGGATCTAAGAGATGGGCAGCAGGACGTTCTAGATTCGATTTCTTTTTGTTAAGAACTGCGGGAGTAGACCCGGAGAATGGTGACCAATTATTCTTTTTATACGAGCAGGATGAAGACGGAGAAAGCGTACCTGTTAGAAATGCAGACGGTAGCATCCAGACTACAAATGACTGGCAGGAGACAGAAAGAGCTTATACCGGTGATTCCTCAATTCCAGATCTACTTGGCTCTGTGGCTAATAGCTTTAGATATAAAGGATTTAATTTAGATTTTCTGATTACCTATGGTATTGGTGGTAGTGTTCTTGATAATGCTTATGCTGATTTAATGCACAGCGGATCTTACGGTAGTTCTCTTCATCCTGATATTCTAAATGCGTGGAGACAACCCGGTGACATTACAGATGTACCAAGACTTGAAAATGGTAATCCTAATTTAGTTCGTACGCAATCAGATAGATTTATAACCGATGCTTCCTTTTGGTCTTTGAAGAATGTTAATTTAGGATACAATTTTGATAATAACACAACAGATGCTCTTGGGTTGGATGACCTCAGGATTTCAATTACAGGTGAAAACTTATACCTAAACAGCGAAAGAAAAGGATTAGATCCGCAATACAATTTGGCAGGAACAGCGCCAGGAGATGATTTCTCTCCAGCAAGAATAATTTCATTAGGCTTAAACCTATCTTTCTAA
- a CDS encoding RagB/SusD family nutrient uptake outer membrane protein, with translation MSYKIKYLLLIFLSMSITSCEEEFLERRPTDAISATDALANEDNMQLILDGIHRGLYSQSQTVFPGGDTGRANNHYWVPLGDNLAGDLIHSANANNLSWRSAMQWNEHTQPTSLTTEIFWYHRYNIILHANLLINEIESGTLTETARLKHILGQAYTYRAYAYLSLVQHYGRGYLIGDPASDPGVPILFSSETPFTSQPRSTVQEVYTQIGSDLDAAISSFEGSEPPGVGGAAAKAQLSVDVAQGLKARWALSKGDWATAAEAAAKAREGYALLGEDEWKSGFNSNELSEVIWGSNVIAAETTFFRSYFYLASNTFNGSQVRNNPKIADRRMVDAIPESDYRKDVFLPDAPNSNTSAANGNGGWENNTNPLYETEEEFDAAVAEIKSTYGLTSGHNTHPYMHFKLKNANPGSIDPDDVIYMRASEMYLIEAEAKLMMGDLAGAKEALKPLAEARDEEWSADEFNTEESFFEHIKFQWRLEMWGEGFGYTNHIRWDEGIDHGANGGSGASEVLYQDAFQMDKPSTNDDWIFKIPQAEINANPNLSPSDQN, from the coding sequence ATGTCATATAAAATAAAATATCTCTTATTGATATTTCTTTCGATGTCAATAACCTCTTGCGAGGAGGAATTTCTAGAAAGAAGACCCACAGATGCCATTTCGGCAACAGATGCCTTGGCAAATGAAGATAATATGCAGCTCATATTAGACGGGATACACCGTGGTCTATACTCCCAGTCCCAGACTGTTTTTCCAGGCGGTGATACTGGCAGAGCTAATAACCACTATTGGGTACCGCTGGGTGATAATTTAGCGGGTGACCTCATTCATTCTGCAAATGCGAACAATTTATCCTGGCGTTCTGCCATGCAATGGAATGAGCACACACAGCCCACTTCCTTAACAACAGAAATATTTTGGTATCACCGCTACAATATTATTCTACATGCAAATTTGTTAATTAATGAAATAGAAAGTGGAACATTAACTGAAACAGCGAGACTTAAACATATCCTGGGCCAGGCGTACACTTATAGAGCATATGCATATTTATCTTTAGTGCAGCATTATGGAAGAGGTTATTTAATCGGTGACCCGGCTTCTGACCCTGGGGTTCCAATATTATTCTCATCTGAAACACCATTTACAAGTCAACCAAGATCTACTGTACAGGAAGTTTATACTCAGATTGGGTCAGATTTAGATGCAGCGATCAGCTCGTTTGAAGGTAGCGAGCCTCCAGGGGTTGGAGGTGCTGCAGCAAAAGCACAGTTAAGTGTTGATGTAGCTCAAGGTTTAAAAGCACGTTGGGCACTTTCCAAAGGAGACTGGGCTACAGCAGCAGAAGCCGCTGCGAAAGCAAGAGAAGGCTACGCATTATTAGGTGAAGATGAATGGAAATCAGGTTTTAATTCTAATGAACTTTCAGAAGTAATCTGGGGGAGCAATGTGATTGCTGCCGAAACAACCTTCTTTAGATCTTATTTCTACTTAGCCAGCAACACATTTAATGGTAGCCAGGTTAGAAACAATCCGAAAATAGCAGATCGCAGGATGGTGGATGCTATTCCAGAATCAGACTACAGAAAAGATGTCTTTTTACCGGACGCACCAAATTCAAATACTTCTGCCGCGAATGGTAATGGAGGATGGGAAAATAATACAAACCCATTGTACGAAACAGAGGAGGAATTTGATGCTGCGGTAGCTGAAATTAAAAGCACATATGGCTTAACATCCGGGCATAATACTCATCCATATATGCATTTTAAATTGAAAAATGCAAATCCTGGAAGTATAGATCCAGATGATGTTATATATATGAGAGCTTCAGAAATGTATTTGATCGAAGCAGAAGCAAAATTAATGATGGGAGATCTTGCTGGCGCTAAAGAAGCTTTGAAGCCTTTAGCTGAAGCAAGGGACGAGGAATGGAGTGCTGATGAATTCAATACTGAAGAAAGTTTCTTCGAACATATAAAGTTTCAATGGCGACTGGAAATGTGGGGAGAAGGCTTTGGGTATACCAACCACATTAGATGGGATGAAGGTATAGACCATGGTGCCAATGGAGGTTCTGGAGCATCTGAAGTTCTTTATCAGGATGCTTTTCAAATGGACAAACCATCCACAAATGATGATTGGATTTTTAAAATTCCTCAGGCAGAAATTAACGCCAATCCAAATTTAAGTCCATCAGACCAGAATTAA
- a CDS encoding SusC/RagA family TonB-linked outer membrane protein: MKAKFSSILTLLLAFVVQITFAQEQTITGMVTDSDGLPLPGVNVLVKGTSTGVQTDFDGNYSINANVGDVLAFSFVGLKTAEYTVANNTEIDVVLEADAAQLDEVVVTALGIKREKKSLGYATQSVEGSEVSDVPTTNFMNSLSGKVAGLNIKSSGTPGGSSNIVIRGNSSLTGNNQALFVVDGTPISNSNSNTSDQTRGRGGYDYGNAAMDINPNDIASINVLKGAAASALYGARAANGVVIIETKKGSKGKGIGISINSTVTTTHVDDTTLPVYQDQYGAGYGQYYPSDDGYFLLYDIDGDGNLDETTPFTEDASFGAPFDPNRLIYQWNSIYPQLEGTFQQAQPWTAGATTPSSIWNMGVTTINSVALDGGTDKSSFRVSGTHLDQKGALPNSSIKRNTLKFSGTHDFNDKFSAAANITYTRTDGKGRYGTGYDAENVMQSARQWWQRNVDFQEQRDAYFATGENITWNPNGPDNLSPIYFDNPYFTRYENFQTDNRNRYFGNVNLTYEINDVFSVLSRFTFDTFEELREERRNVGSTGVSGYSRINNRDSEFNYDLILNFNTDIADGLNLDGNLGMNLRRNYREFIDASTNGGLNAPGFYALSNSASALQPPNEYEATRMLDGFYARASLGYLDTYFVDATIRRDRSSTLPKENNTFYYPSISGNVIVSNLLDANWLNFAKLRANYAEVGNDTDPYRVFNTYTISTPFAGNGIASNNSQLANINLKPERTKSYEVGIETNILDRRIGIDASYYNIQTEDQITPVPVSNATGFNTVLLNAGTIENKGLEVSLTLNPVRTEDFNWNITANWAKNESEVIELREGIENLELASLQGGVSINATPGVAYGAIRGTDYVYDDAGNRVVNSRGYYQVTSNSNNIIGNIQPDWTGGIQNSLQYKDFTLSFLIDMQKGGDIFSLDTWYGFATGLYDQTVGTNDLGNPMRNPLSQGGGIILPGVTADGQPNNTRVDFSNFGNPYGYARDANKGHVYDAGFVKLREASLTYNFSENLIDQLPLTNASLSIIGRNLWIIDKNVPYSDPEAGLSSGNIQGYQSGAYPNFREIGASVKLNF; the protein is encoded by the coding sequence ATGAAAGCAAAATTTAGTAGTATTTTAACGCTATTACTGGCGTTTGTTGTGCAAATAACCTTTGCACAAGAGCAAACGATTACCGGTATGGTAACCGATTCTGATGGGTTACCGTTGCCTGGTGTAAACGTGCTCGTAAAAGGAACCTCAACAGGTGTTCAAACAGACTTTGACGGAAACTATTCCATTAATGCCAATGTTGGCGATGTTTTGGCGTTTTCTTTCGTTGGTCTTAAAACTGCAGAATATACTGTTGCAAACAACACTGAAATTGATGTAGTACTGGAAGCAGACGCAGCGCAATTAGATGAAGTGGTGGTTACCGCTCTGGGAATTAAAAGAGAAAAGAAATCATTGGGGTATGCTACACAATCTGTAGAAGGCTCTGAAGTTTCTGATGTTCCTACTACAAACTTTATGAACTCACTTTCTGGTAAGGTGGCTGGTTTAAATATTAAATCTTCAGGTACGCCAGGCGGATCTTCTAATATTGTAATTAGGGGAAACTCCTCTTTAACTGGTAATAACCAGGCTCTTTTTGTTGTAGATGGAACACCTATTAGTAACAGTAACTCTAACACATCCGATCAGACTAGAGGTAGGGGTGGTTATGATTATGGTAATGCCGCAATGGACATCAACCCAAATGACATCGCTTCTATTAACGTATTAAAAGGTGCAGCTGCATCAGCATTGTATGGAGCAAGAGCCGCAAATGGTGTGGTAATTATTGAGACTAAAAAAGGGAGTAAAGGTAAAGGAATTGGTATTTCTATTAACTCTACCGTTACTACAACCCATGTAGATGATACTACTTTACCAGTTTATCAAGATCAATATGGAGCTGGGTATGGGCAATATTACCCTTCAGATGATGGTTATTTTCTTCTGTATGATATAGATGGTGACGGTAATCTTGATGAAACTACTCCTTTTACGGAAGATGCTTCTTTTGGTGCACCATTTGATCCTAATAGATTGATATATCAATGGAATTCAATATACCCACAATTAGAGGGAACTTTTCAGCAGGCGCAACCATGGACTGCAGGTGCCACTACTCCAAGTTCTATCTGGAACATGGGGGTTACAACAATAAACTCTGTTGCATTAGATGGTGGGACAGATAAAAGTTCATTTAGAGTAAGTGGGACTCATTTAGATCAAAAAGGTGCGTTACCTAACAGTTCTATCAAAAGAAATACTTTAAAATTTAGCGGGACACATGACTTTAATGATAAATTTAGTGCTGCCGCCAATATTACCTATACTAGGACAGATGGTAAAGGACGTTATGGTACAGGTTATGATGCAGAAAACGTGATGCAGTCTGCTAGACAATGGTGGCAGAGAAACGTAGATTTTCAAGAACAAAGAGATGCCTATTTTGCAACCGGAGAAAATATTACCTGGAACCCGAATGGACCAGATAATTTATCTCCGATCTATTTTGACAATCCATATTTTACAAGATATGAGAATTTTCAAACAGATAATAGAAATAGATATTTTGGTAACGTTAACTTGACATATGAGATTAACGATGTATTTAGTGTATTAAGCCGTTTTACTTTTGATACTTTTGAAGAGTTGAGAGAAGAGAGAAGAAATGTTGGAAGTACCGGAGTTTCTGGTTATTCTAGAATCAATAATCGTGATTCAGAATTTAATTATGACCTAATCCTTAATTTTAATACAGATATTGCTGACGGCTTGAATCTTGATGGTAACTTAGGTATGAATTTGAGAAGAAACTATCGAGAATTTATAGATGCTTCAACCAATGGTGGTTTAAACGCTCCAGGATTCTACGCACTAAGCAACAGTGCTTCTGCACTTCAGCCACCTAACGAATACGAAGCAACCAGAATGCTAGATGGTTTTTATGCTCGTGCAAGCTTAGGATATTTAGACACTTATTTTGTAGATGCTACTATAAGAAGAGACCGTTCTTCTACGCTTCCTAAAGAAAACAATACTTTTTATTATCCTTCAATTTCAGGAAACGTAATTGTATCAAACCTTTTGGATGCTAATTGGCTTAACTTTGCTAAACTTAGAGCAAATTATGCTGAAGTTGGTAACGATACAGATCCATATCGTGTTTTTAATACTTATACAATTAGTACTCCATTTGCAGGGAATGGGATTGCTTCAAATAATTCACAGTTAGCAAACATAAACCTAAAACCGGAACGTACTAAATCATATGAGGTTGGTATCGAAACCAATATTTTAGATCGAAGAATTGGTATTGATGCTTCCTATTATAATATTCAAACAGAAGATCAAATTACACCAGTACCGGTTTCAAATGCTACAGGTTTCAACACTGTATTATTAAATGCAGGGACGATTGAAAATAAAGGACTTGAAGTATCTTTAACATTAAACCCTGTTAGAACGGAAGATTTCAACTGGAATATCACTGCCAACTGGGCAAAGAATGAGAGTGAAGTAATTGAACTACGTGAAGGAATCGAAAACCTGGAATTAGCTTCTCTACAAGGTGGTGTTTCTATAAATGCTACTCCTGGAGTTGCTTATGGCGCCATAAGAGGTACAGATTATGTATATGATGATGCAGGAAACCGCGTTGTAAACTCTAGAGGTTACTATCAAGTGACTTCTAATAGCAACAACATTATTGGAAATATCCAGCCAGACTGGACAGGAGGTATTCAAAACAGCTTACAGTATAAAGATTTCACATTAAGTTTCCTTATAGATATGCAGAAAGGTGGAGATATTTTCTCCCTTGATACTTGGTACGGTTTCGCAACTGGACTATATGACCAGACTGTTGGAACCAACGATCTAGGAAATCCAATGAGAAATCCACTATCACAGGGTGGAGGTATAATTCTTCCAGGTGTTACTGCAGATGGACAACCAAACAATACAAGGGTAGATTTTTCTAATTTTGGGAATCCTTATGGTTATGCCAGAGATGCAAATAAAGGTCATGTATATGATGCAGGTTTTGTAAAATTGAGAGAAGCTAGTCTAACTTATAATTTCAGCGAAAACTTAATAGACCAATTACCTCTTACCAACGCCTCCCTTTCAATTATAGGAAGGAACCTTTGGATCATAGACAAAAATGTTCCTTACAGTGATCCTGAAGCAGGATTAAGTTCAGGTAACATTCAGGGATACCAATCAGGGGCATATCCAAACTTCAGAGAGATTGGTGCAAGCGTGAAACTTAACTTTTAA
- a CDS encoding SusD/RagB family nutrient-binding outer membrane lipoprotein, which produces MKKYIIALLALVTLWSCQSDEDYEDLNRDPKNPTQVSEAFLFTSATVSLGDQLATPNVNLNVFRFLAQYLSTTTYLDEPNYNLTNRNIPQNHWSEIYRDVIFDLQNAKTNIMNNADLSETEKSARIGQAEVLEVYAWHVLVDSFGDIPYTEALDAQQFPLPAYDDASTIYGDLISRLDSTTADLEAGQGFTSADVIYGGNMDKWVKFANSLKLRLAMRLSDVNPSLSQSAAESAISGGIFTSNDDSALIAYQGSFPNTNPLWEDLVQSGRSDYLAANTIVDYLNDLNDPRRMYYFDDNLSGGYVGGIYGGSNSFPFFTHIGEDFRDPTHPGIFLDYAEVEFYLTEAVQDGYSAPGSAESHYNAAITASIMYAGGTQADVDSYLSQSSVAYDGTEYRLGFQFWIAMYDNPFQGWSVWRKYDAPELNVAADSGRPVPLRYTYPVNEQNLNPTSYEAASSAIGGDDQQTPIFWDVE; this is translated from the coding sequence ATGAAAAAATATATAATAGCACTCCTTGCTCTAGTGACCTTATGGTCTTGCCAGAGTGATGAAGATTATGAGGATCTAAATAGGGATCCTAAAAACCCTACGCAGGTATCAGAAGCCTTTTTATTTACTTCTGCAACCGTTAGCCTAGGTGATCAACTAGCCACTCCTAATGTAAATTTAAATGTATTTAGATTTTTGGCACAATACCTTTCGACAACTACATATTTGGATGAACCTAATTATAATTTGACGAATCGTAATATTCCACAGAATCATTGGTCTGAAATTTACAGGGATGTAATTTTTGATCTTCAAAATGCCAAGACAAATATTATGAATAATGCAGATTTATCTGAAACTGAAAAGTCTGCGCGTATTGGACAGGCTGAAGTTTTAGAAGTATATGCATGGCATGTATTGGTAGATTCCTTTGGTGATATTCCTTATACCGAAGCGCTGGATGCACAACAATTTCCACTTCCTGCTTATGATGACGCTTCAACAATTTATGGAGACCTAATTTCAAGGTTAGATTCTACCACTGCTGATCTTGAAGCCGGACAAGGTTTCACATCTGCAGATGTGATTTATGGTGGAAATATGGATAAATGGGTTAAATTTGCAAACTCTTTAAAACTAAGACTTGCAATGAGACTCTCAGATGTTAATCCATCACTTTCACAGAGTGCCGCAGAATCTGCAATTTCTGGAGGTATATTCACTTCAAATGATGATAGCGCATTAATCGCCTATCAAGGATCATTCCCTAACACTAATCCACTATGGGAGGATCTTGTGCAAAGTGGAAGATCTGATTATCTAGCTGCAAATACTATTGTGGATTATTTAAATGATCTTAATGATCCTAGAAGAATGTATTATTTTGATGATAATTTGAGTGGTGGTTATGTTGGAGGTATCTATGGAGGAAGTAATTCTTTTCCATTTTTTACCCATATAGGAGAAGATTTTAGAGATCCAACACATCCGGGAATCTTTCTTGATTATGCTGAAGTAGAATTTTATTTAACTGAAGCTGTACAAGATGGTTACTCTGCACCAGGATCTGCTGAATCTCATTATAACGCTGCAATTACTGCATCTATAATGTATGCAGGTGGTACTCAAGCAGATGTTGATAGTTATCTTTCTCAATCCTCGGTAGCCTACGACGGTACAGAATACAGATTAGGATTCCAGTTCTGGATTGCGATGTATGATAATCCATTTCAAGGATGGTCTGTTTGGAGAAAATATGATGCTCCAGAGCTTAATGTAGCTGCAGATTCAGGAAGACCTGTTCCACTAAGATATACTTATCCAGTAAACGAACAGAACCTTAATCCAACCAGCTATGAAGCCGCATCTTCCGCAATTGGTGGAGACGATCAGCAAACCCCAATTTTCTGGGACGTTGAATAA